The Vigna angularis cultivar LongXiaoDou No.4 chromosome 9, ASM1680809v1, whole genome shotgun sequence DNA window AAGAAGAGAATAGTATGTTGGagatgttatatattattatagatatatatatctcAGGCAATATGTTGGGGAccttattgttaaaaataagataaacttgtaatatataaatttcatattttaacacaagggacaatttaatgaaaacaaaaccaGTATAGTTGAAAATGTACGGTTAATCAAAGATATGTACGACAATGGAGCTAGCTTAACAAAACTCTCCCAACTTTCAAGAAAAGCATGAAGCAACATTTATCTAATTGATCTTTCACACTTTACATATAAAAAACACTAGTTTCAAAATGATCTAAGAAATTTGGCAACCCAATCAATTCGGAATCCAATAACAAACGTTTGATTTCTTCAATATCAGAATCACACAAGGTAGAAGGCATATCATCCCAGTGATCGAGTGGTGGAGTGACATTATTGTGCATTGAATAATCATCGAAAGTGGGTTCTGGGGGTAGCATGTAATCATAACATGATGGAAATATCTCCTCTGTGATCAGTGATGGTGAGGGATTgatagatgatgatgatgatgaggaggatGATAAAAAGGgacattcttgcttggttggAGGGAAGCTGTTGTTAAAACTTATCAGTATGGAAGTGTCAGAAGGAGAATCATTGGAATCAAGTATGATTTCAGAACTTAGCAAGTCATTGCATGTGTGTTGGCCAAAATATGTGGTCTTGTACAAGGGAGGATTCTCTTGAATTCTTTGCACTTGTTTTGTTGCTTGACAATTCTGATCATACTTGTGAGTGCACCTGTAATAGTTCCTGCACAGGTTACAACACATTATTAGTTAAGGAAAAAGATGCAATTtatgtgaatgaaattataagTTTGCTATACCTACCTTGAGTATTTGGCTTTGAGGATCTCTTTTTGGCCATACTTTCTCCACTGATGGCCATCAACTGGTGGAGCTTCTGAAATCTTCTCCCATTCTTGTGTATGTCTTCTGCATAGACAACAAATAATGCTGATTAATTTACACTAAAACTTGACAATAAGCTAGAAAAACCAAAAGGGTAAAAACTACAAACAATCAAAGACAAAAACAACCTTATATAGTATCAGAATAGTAATGCTAAACAATTTGATGGGGACCATCAAACAACCACCTTAGACAGAAGAACAATGACCATATTTAGGTTCCAAAGGGACAGTTATATGTTATCTTGGAGATCCAAAAATGTTGAAACTCAAATTAACAAAGTGAAATTCAAACCTAGCTCATGCACACAAACCGAGTCTAAGAATCAATTCTGTGTCACTAAAATGGAAGAGAAGCATtgcagaaaaagaagaaatgattACTTTCTCTTGTAGCAGCCTCTTCTGTTATTGAAACTGGTGAAAGTCTTGGAACTTTCTTGGGAGTCCTGAGATTTGGTGGGAGAGAGAAGATGAGAGAGATGATGGTGATGAGAGTTCAAGAGGAAGAGGGTGTTGGTGAAGGATCTAAGCACGTTCTTGGCAAGACATTGAAGGGTTCTTATTTCTGACTCATCTTTTTCATTCATCACTACTCGAAGTTTAGTAGCAGATTCATAACCTCTCAGAAGCTCCTCCAACACCTTTCTTTGatccattttcttcttcttcttctcttaaaCTATCTTAATTGCTTTCCTCCAAATATTCTTCTTCTTGCCTCttacattcatatatatatatatatatatatatatatatatatatatatatatatatatatgtattggtagcttttgtttttttttagataGGTACAAGTTTGTTTATgcaaaaatgaaaaccaaaatgcAACAATGGAggagaatgaaaacaaaatgaGAGGAACATTTTCGGAAGCCAAATTCATTGTTAATTTTaacgaaaaaaaatattttaaataatccaATAGCTTTTTGATACGGAACGTTGTAAATTTTTGGTCAAAATTGCGTTGTTATTAGAATATCGCGATCCAATGAAGTATGCATACCGAGATGGGTTCAGgaggaaaaatataaaatataaatggtATTTGACTATGGGTGAGTGATAACACACATCGAGACTACATCTAAAACATATCTTTAACATTATCGCTTTATCTTTGAAGAGTTGACTTCAATTCCTTCGATGGAGtttgcatcttcttctttatcatcatcatcttcatccttcttAACATCAGAACCCCATTTCATACACGATGTGTTCATCAACTTTGGTGGAGAAGAAATCGGTCGAAGGTTTGTTTCTCATCTCCACTCTGTCCTTTTACAAGCTCAAGTCAAAACTTTTATTAGCCAGGAGAATCTGCATGACGGAATGAAGCTGGAAGAGCACATGCGAGCAATAGGACACACTAAGATTACGATAATCGTTTTCTCCAAATCATACACTGAATCTGCTTGCTGTCTTCTTGAGCTTGAAAAAATCATTGAATGCCACGAAACATTTGGCCAAATAGTTCTGCCCGTCTTTTACGAGATTGACCCATTGGATGTACGTCATCAGAAGGATGATTTTGGAAAAGCGTTGGAAGACACTGCATACAGAACCTATTCGGGAGAACAACTGCAACATGCGCGGTCCAGGTGGAGCAGTGCACTCAATAGAGTTGCAGGTATGACTGGTTGGGATGACAGAGATTTCAGGTAAACAAATGAATCCTTCCTACTTTCTTTGGTTTGAGAGTGAATGAAGCATATGTTatggttttgttttaattttggtaACACATTATGATTCATCTTGAAGGTATGATGCTGAACTTGTAGAGCGAATTGTTAGCCGCGTTAATACATTACTGGATTATAAAGACTTGTTTATTACCGAATATCCTGTTGGATTAGAGTCCCGCGTGGAAGACGTGATTAAATGTATTGAAAATCAATCCACCAAAGTGTGTATGATAGGAATATGGGGAATGGGAGGATCAGGTAAAACAACCATAGCCAAAGCCATCTACAATCGAATTTATCGTGAATTCATTGGTAAGAGTTTTATTGAGAATATTCGTTATGAAGGGTATGTTGCTTTGCAAGAAAATCTTCTTTCTGATGTCCTAAAATCCAACTTGAAGGTGAAAACCGATGGGAGGGGAAGAACTATGATCGAGAATGGATTTTCTCGAAAAAAGTTGCTCATTGTGCTTGATGACGTGAATCACATTGGCCAATTTGAAAACCTATGCGGGAGTCTTGAATGGTTCGGTCAAGGAACTGTGATAATCATTACAACTAGAGATATTAGCCTGCTGAACCAATTCAGTgataattatgtttataaaatgGATCTTTTAAACGAAAATGAGTCACTTGAGCTTTTTAGTTGGCATGCCTTTAGAGAAGCAAAACCAAGAAAAGAAAGGAGTGAACTCGCAAGAAACGTCGTTGTTTATTGTGAAGGACTACCTCTAGCTCTTCAGTTCCTTGGTTCCTGTTTATGTGATAGGAGAATAGAAGTGTGGGAAAGTGTATTGTTGAAACTACAAAGAATTCCCCCGAATGAACAACTTCTGAAcgtattaaaaataagttttgatAATTTACGTGATACGGAAAAGGATATATTTCTGGATGTATGTTGTTTCTTTATTGGCAAAGAAAAAGACTATGTGACAGAGATATTAAATGGCTGTGGACTACATGCTGATATTGGAATAACAGTTCTCATAGAGCGTGGTCTCATAAAAGTTGAAAGGAACAACAAACTTCAAATGTGTTCTTTGTTACAAGATATGGGAAGAGAAATTACTTGTCAAGAATGCCCAGAGAAACCGGGCAAAAGGAGTCGATTGTGGATGCAGGGTGACGTAAAATATGTACTGAAAGAGAATACTGTAAGaacattatttttatgattttgaaagtgttttccTTTTTAGTGTAATCCATGTGTTGTTAACTTGTTAAACTCAACATTAAGtctcaataatcaataattactCAGGGATTTCTAAATTGTTTCTCTTTGCTATACTCATCACAGGGGACAGAAGCTATATTGTCCCTGAAACTTGATTCCAGCATTAGAGATTGCTTTGAAGCTCATGCTTTCAAGGAAATGCAGAGACTAAGACTGCTACAACTTGATCATGTACAACTTAGTGGAGATTGTGAGCACATTTCTAAACAACTGAGATGGATTTGTTGGCGAGGGTTTCCATATAAATGCATTCCAAAGAACTTTCATTTGGAAAATGTAATTGCAATGGATTTAAAGCATAAGTCATCTTCAACTCGTCTGGAAACAACCACTCTGGAAACAATCCCAGGTATTCTTTACGCCCTTTTCTTTTAAACTCATAGGttaattaagatataaataGTATTATTGGTTCCACTTCTACCTATGGCATTCTGTTTTTCCTTTACTTCCCTAATCTTTTGTCTAAAAACTATGCTTTCAGATTTTAGAGCGGTTAAAATTCCTTAATCTTAGTCACTCCAAGTACTTAAGAGAAACACCAGACTTTTCCAGACTACCAAGTCTTGAACAGCTCATTCTAAAAGATTGTCCAAGTTTGATCAAGGTACACCAATCCATTGGTGATCTGTCCAATATAGTAGTGATAAATTTGAAGGACTGTACAAGTCTAAGCTATCTCCCAAAAGAGATATATGAGTTAAGATCTTTAAAAACTCTCATCCTATCTGGTTGTTCGATGCTTAGGCCATTGGAAAAAGATATGATGCAGGAGGAATCCTTTTCAACTATAATTACTGAGAATAGAACACTGAAACAAGCATCCTTTTAAATTGTAAGCTAACAAATTATCAGATATAAATCCCTACGTTGAATTTGAAGGATTATTGGTAAATACTTGCTTTTATACTCCACTTGTCatctctattttctttatttttttgttttagttgttgAATAAAGTTTTTTAGTCAAAATAAATGTTCCTAAACTTCGGCAGAATAATAACGGTAAATTAGTTTGCGAGAATCTCAATTAGCTTTTTTTTGTTACTGCAAGTATTGTAAGTAATTGACCGTgcatattgaaaataataactatCACTTTTATTTCGACTCGTATATTCTATCTCTTTCAGAATTTTATTTCCTCTGTTTTGTTTTGCTACCTAATATTATTCTGTAAAACTGCAATTGGTATCTTAAGAACTCAACGTTATTCAGAATGAGATCAACCAATATAATTACTATTGAATGATTTAACTTTTTCGCTACACGTACAttacttttaaatatgttttctttaagcttgaaaaattatgtttagtttcttaactaaattataaaatatttagttatgtATCATAAAACATCATTGGTggaagttattatattttagcaACCTCGGAACTTCCTTTGTCATGTGTGAAACCCTCCaagtataatttagtttattgaaaataactttCTTAAAGGATAggactaaaattttataatttaatttaaaatcaaacacaatttttcattattactaGTTTTAAATTCATGTATGCACACAAGTTGATAGCTAAAAAtcaaacatattcatatatacgTGAAAGAAACCTTACTGATATCCATGTGAATAAATTGTGAGTGATGAATAATTTATTGTCCTTGGTTAATGTGACATTGCACAACGAATGTTTAAAGGATAGGTTCAATATTTTGCCAAGACATTAAAAAAAGTAGTCTCAGCAAACATAGATATGTTAGAAAATAGAACGCCatgaaacaacaaaacaaagtaACGGATTTTGAACTTAGGAGTGTAAGGAAGGAAAGATGAGTAGTCCTGAATGATTAAGAGCATATGCTTTGTGTAGACTAATTATGTGTCAAGTGTTCATCTTTGGTCTGCACATTAGAAGGCGAGGAAAGCATTATGgcaaatttttctttaatgaatttGAGTTAGGGACAAACAACcactttgaatttgattgaaatATCATGTTTAAACCTTGTTTTGGAAAAACACACCGAGCCtcaaaaatgtttatattaccTTCTTCACTGAAGAAAGAATTATCAAATAAAGATTGGAAAAAGTACAACAaaaattcttgaaatttttttatggaatttTAGAAACGAAAATAAACTCatcaataaatttgaattattgacagattttattgttgaattttaaaattttaattattgaccAACTTATTATCGacaaattttacatataaatgttttttttataatacataTTTCAATTGACAACAAATAATTTCAAAGGTATTTGTCTATAACTTTAAACCTTAAGGTTTTTGACATAGACTGATGTTGATTTCTTATATAGTTAGACTCATATCTCATTTGTATTGTGTCTCTCCGATGAACCCTCTCTTCGAAAGAGCTAACACAAAATACACTTAACATCCATCCACATTCATTAAACACAAAACACACGCCCTAACTTAAACATGTCTACTTGTCTCAAAGTACCATACTCATCTAATCCTATTAGATGAATTCATCTCGTCTAGTCCTCCATTAAATAACTTCATTCTCTTAGTCCTTTAGGTGGAGCCAACCATGAATAATTCAACATTTTATACTCTTCTTCACGAATGCTTCATGTTTAACGAGTATGAGGCATTCTAATTTTCTTACTCTTCCTCGTATATACTtactctttcttgaatttagcTAATAATTGTCTAGTATCCTTAAAATGACTAAAATAATTTCACAAAACTAATACCATCTCTTTCattcatgtttttcttctattattccAAATGCACTTTCTTTAAATATTCTCTCATAATCCCTCCTCTAATATATGAACCTTAAATATTATAGAATCTTATCTTATTTATAACACTTTAATAAGTTTTTACtaagataaacttaaattaaatgtCTGATTTTTCTTAATACATTATTAATACTTCATCGTATTACTTATTATTAACAACATCATTTCAAATAACATCCCTAAGATAAATGAATCAATTATAGTGGTTAGTATTTTTACCAACTTTCTTATCATTTAATTACACTATtctaagaaaattttattcaaacaaacCTAATCTCGGTTCATTCATATAATATAGTCTACTGATATATTTTATAACTGAACTATTATTCTTCTACAAACTTTTTGTTTCTAGTTTTTTCGTTTCATATTTTACCATCAACTCTTTGTTGCTGTGTATCTTAATAATTCGTTAGATTTCTAAGAGAATGATAACgtgtaaaaaatgtttaaaaactaaaactaaaactatcaTTTTATCACTATTCTTTTCATAGACGTTATCATTTTTACTTTACTTTGTTTTTCCTACTATGTTTTATTATATGTCCTTACTTCATTAGACTTTTAATATgcgaaaattaaacaaattgataataaaatttgtcaaaaaaaaaatcgtaaGGTAATGATAATTGAGTGATGAGGTATACCATTAAACCTATGAGGATCctgtttgtttatatttatttatttaaaaaaggtttgtttaacaaaataaacaaatttgttttctaGATTATATGTTccgaaaattttcaaaataagttttctaaaatttctttgaaaagaattttagaataaaattttctaaacgAATGATTTGCATTCTAAAATAAGATTGCTGGaataaattttccaaaatacATATAATACTACTAAACAAATTTTCGGAATATGAAATACATTTTAGAAAGTTTTAAGAAATaagctttttcttctttttttcagacttttttcttcttcctcaaacgttctccttttttcttcttcctctgcaatagtgaagatgatgaaaggGACAACGGTGAAAATGTGGAAGTGATAGTGTTGTACAATGATAAAGGGTAATTTAGTCTTTGTCGACTAGTGTGAGGGTGCAAGAAGCAATAGTCATTTATGTTTTTGTATAGTTTTCAACCCATGTGACCCAATCCAAGATCACTCTTGTCAATAGAGTGGGTACTCTGTACAACAGcaatagagaaaaatgaaaatcagaGAAAAAGTATTGTATAAATTGTTATCAGTTGTATGAATGATACAACTCTTATTATCACTAATAGACTGAACTAACAGTTATTAGAAAAAAAGATGcattaactaaattataaaatttaaggtGCAGACTAAAccataaaaagtaaataatcaCCACCATCACCAGGAAGAGGATTGTGAAGTATGCACGTTTTATCAATTAAGCCAACAGAGAGGTgtgcaaaaagaaaatatatacagATTAAATGAGTTTATCAGATAAAAAATTTCACCAGGTTCATTTCATGCTACTTCCAATTTTCTATAACCTTCTTAGAGTCAAAACTTTGAGACACAGAAGTGCAGGGTAAATGTCAGTGCATTAATACATTACATCTGTTCAGAGCACAACTCCTACATGAGctttaaaccaaaaaaaaaaacgttttcCTCACTGTAAACACTTCCTGGCACTAGTTATATTGGCAGCATCATATATAGCATTGAGTTAGTGGGAGAAAAACTACACTATCCCTTACAATATTGTTCTTTCAACGCCTTTCTGTTTGGCTAAAATATCGATCAGTATCTAGCGGTTGGTTCCAACGGTTAGAATCATGAGAGTCAGGAACAGATCCTCCATGCATGGGTCCAAATGCTGCCATGAAGTAGATAGTGATACATGATAAGTGAAGTATATATGTATAAAGAGAAAAGTACTGAAAATTGAATCTAACAACCAACAGAACACAATTTGCAACTTAAGCAGAAGATAGTTTGCTGGAGATTTTTCACACATCACACGGTCATTTCTAGCGATAGTTAAAATACGTTATTTGAAAGAATAATTTCTTCGTTACCAATTGctagatttaaattttgatgactGAGGATTTACAGCACATATAAAAGGGTGAAATAGGCTTGTAAAACACACTGACATCACTGCTATGTACAAACATAAGAATATATTGGATAGTGGTATTCACTTAAATTGCTCCTCCAGCACAAAATTTGAAGCACAAATGATATGATTGTTTCAGGAAAAGAATTATATAGAAAACTATTTTTGGTCTCTAAATTGCTATTGACAATTAGAATACCAAGAAAGAGATTTAAGCACATTCATAGAGATGATTTTTCTCATATTGACCAGCttctcttaaattaaaaataaagccTAAGTGGTGAGCATCAACCAAGGAACTGGGACCTTAAAGCGCTAAGGACTTGGTAGACCAATGACGAGGGAAAAAGTACTAAGAAAGCAAATAAATCCACATTGGTTCAAATTCACATATAGAAGAATTGAAGTCCAAATTGGTCAActacttaattaaacttgagGAATAAAGATGATGAATGGATTGATTTGCAGGACAGcccattttctatttttcctttcaaatttTGTATGTAATTATTTCATGACTTTTGGTATGTTTTGGgtcagcttttttttttttctttttttccacaTGCTTCATGAGCCATTATAATAGTTAGTGGGGTTTTATTCTAGTGGATAATTAATTCCCACtaaattaaatatctaataGGAACTAATTCCCACTATCCACCAGAATAAAAGCCCCACTGAACACTATTACattggaataaataaataaaactgacCCAAAACACATCAAGATCCATATGAAGCTATTACattggaataaataaaaatgcaaagCAAAAATAGAAAACGGGTCTTGTCTTGTAAATCAGTCCATCCATCATCATTATTCCTCAAATTGAATTAAGTAGTTGACCAATTTGGGCTTCAAGTCTTTCATATGTGAATTTGAACCAATTCGGGCTTCATTGGTTTTCTTAGCGCTTGCTTTTGTCATTGGTTCACCAAGTCCTTGTTGTGCTTCAAAGTCCGTGTTCCTTGGTTGATCCTCGTCAGAAGGagaacaaaacataaaacaactaTCAGACAAAAAGCCTAAAGCTCAATTTACAGGCTGGTAAACAAGAGTTGAGTTGTTTGAGATACTTCTGTCTTCTACTAGATTCCGTTAAGGATTGGCACTAACTTGATTTATGGCACATTTAGCAAAACATCCCCATTAAACTCAACCCACTGACTGAGCTAGCTGAAAACTCACATACAGAGTATACTCAGGCACACTGGCTAGTTAGTCTCTCAGCATGTTCAACattaaaaaatcaagaaatagaATGGTTATGCACCATGATGAGGTAAAAGATACCGGTGCTACTGTATAATGCGTTTTCCATTTTAAGGAATTTCACAAAAACATTTCATTGAGGATTACTAGACTTCAGAATGGTGTGTAACCGTCTAGAAACTAACCTTTTTCTCTCATTCTTCTCTCTCGGTCATACTCAAATTTATCCCGAAGAACGCTAACTTTCTCCAAGTTATCAGGTTGTCTGTTTCTTCCAAAAGTCTGGTCCTGAATGAGAATCCAATAATCAGAGAGACAGTATCATAAACGTATACTAAACATTTCAATCTTAATGATTACGGCTATCTCAAACAAATAGATCTAAAATGGGAGATTGAGTTAGAGTCAACTAAAAGCAAAGTGAAAATCAAATGATGCAGAAGATAATAACAGTGTTTTAATATCACAGGGGAACTTGTCCCAGTTAACACAAAAAAGGATGGCCTGTGTATCATTCCTTAAAAACTGGATACCAACAagaacaaatttataatttatataattcttttccCATCATGGATTATGTTAAATAAGATCCCTCAACTCTCATGCAGGGCTTTTTGAGTTGAAATTCCAACAGTCAAAGCCTAATAATCGGCAAACTTCAATATAGGCaaaagaatttcttttttatgtaataCAAAATGGCAACATGCAATTTATTTCTGATGGCACTTTATTCTGCATAGCTCACTAATGGTGGAACAATATCCTTAGAATCAAAGATATATACAAAAGCAAGACAAAAAGGCAACTTCTATACTATATTTATATCATTGTACCTTATAATCCATCTGAGGCTGAGGTCTTCTACTCCTGAAA harbors:
- the LOC108347175 gene encoding disease resistance protein RUN1, which gives rise to MEFASSSLSSSSSSFLTSEPHFIHDVFINFGGEEIGRRFVSHLHSVLLQAQVKTFISQENLHDGMKLEEHMRAIGHTKITIIVFSKSYTESACCLLELEKIIECHETFGQIVLPVFYEIDPLDVRHQKDDFGKALEDTAYRTYSGEQLQHARSRWSSALNRVAGMTGWDDRDFRYDAELVERIVSRVNTLLDYKDLFITEYPVGLESRVEDVIKCIENQSTKVCMIGIWGMGGSGKTTIAKAIYNRIYREFIGKSFIENIRYEGYVALQENLLSDVLKSNLKVKTDGRGRTMIENGFSRKKLLIVLDDVNHIGQFENLCGSLEWFGQGTVIIITTRDISLLNQFSDNYVYKMDLLNENESLELFSWHAFREAKPRKERSELARNVVVYCEGLPLALQFLGSCLCDRRIEVWESVLLKLQRIPPNEQLLNVLKISFDNLRDTEKDIFLDVCCFFIGKEKDYVTEILNGCGLHADIGITVLIERGLIKVERNNKLQMCSLLQDMGREITCQECPEKPGKRSRLWMQGDVKYVLKENTGTEAILSLKLDSSIRDCFEAHAFKEMQRLRLLQLDHVQLSGDCEHISKQLRWICWRGFPYKCIPKNFHLENVIAMDLKHKSSSTRLETTTLETIPDFRAVKIP
- the LOC108346831 gene encoding WRKY DNA-binding transcription factor 70 — its product is MDQRKVLEELLRGYESATKLRVVMNEKDESEIRTLQCLAKNVLRSFTNTLFLLNSHHHHLSHLLSPTKSQDSQESSKTFTSFNNRRGCYKRKRHTQEWEKISEAPPVDGHQWRKYGQKEILKAKYSRNYYRCTHKYDQNCQATKQVQRIQENPPLYKTTYFGQHTCNDLLSSEIILDSNDSPSDTSILISFNNSFPPTKQECPFLSSSSSSSSSINPSPSLITEEIFPSCYDYMLPPEPTFDDYSMHNNVTPPLDHWDDMPSTLCDSDIEEIKRLLLDSELIGLPNFLDHFETSVFYM